In Nitrospirota bacterium, the genomic stretch ACAGCTTTTTAATTGCAAGAGATGCGATAGAAACAGCTATGGCAATGCGATATATAATGTTGAATGCTATTCAAGCCAACTTCATTGAGAAAGGTATTCCTTTTCTTAATTTTCGGATCGGCATAGATATGGGTGAAGTGTTAATTTCAAGGATAGGCATTGACGGTACTAATCACCTTGTTGTTATCGGTGATGCAGCTAATCGAGCTTCTAAACTACAGGGATTTGCGTCATCAAATGGTATTGTGCTTGGAGAAAATATGTACAGCAATCTTCATTCCTTGCTTCAAGGATATTGCAATGAAGAAAAACACGAAGACTGGAAATGGTCATACACTCAGCCAGAAAAGCCTTATAGGTTTTTCTCGTTCAATCTGGATTTTGCGGAGCCTTCTGAGTGGGTCAAAATAATAGCCCGATTGAAATACTTATAGGAAAAAACAGAATATGTCCCTTGCTGTTGATGAACCTATCCTGAAATCTCGGCTCGGATATTGGTAAGATATAGACAGAGAATTTGAAGGAGGCGAAGGCGGAAAATGAAAAAACAATCCAAAAGAACAACTGTGCTGACGCGTGAGCAAGTAATTTCAATCCTGAAAAAAGAACTGCCCTATCTGAAAGACAAATACGGCGTTGAAAGAATTGTCCTGTACGGCTCGTTCGCAAAAGACAGTCAGAAGAAAAAGAGCGATATAGATATCCTTGTAGACCTCCATAAAACTCTGGGATTGGAGTTCGTTGCACTCGCCGACACGCTTGAAGAAAAATTGGGGAGAAAAGTTGACGTTGCAACGTTTGAGCATTTCAAGAGGAGTTTTCATAATCCAAGGTATAGACATATTGCAGAAGATATTAAAAAGAGCATGATTTATGTCTAAGAAACGAAGAGACAAGGATTTTCTCGGAGATATTAATGAGGCGATAAATCTGATCAGTCTCTACACGAAAGGGCTGACCTATCGGAAGTTTCTTGAGGACAGGAAGGCGCAGGATGCTGTAGTTCGCAATCTTGAGGTAATTGGAGAGGCATCGAAAAACATAGCAGCAGCGTTCAAGGCTAAATATCCTGATGTCCCATGGAAGAAGGTCGCCGGATTAAGGGATAAACTCATTCATTTCTATTTTGGCATCGATTATAAGATTATCTGGAGCATCGTAAAAAAAGAACTCCCAAAGTTGCGTAAGCAGGTAAAAGAGATTTTAAAGCAGGAAGCCGATTAGCCATACCGCTTGCAGTTGATGAACGCTCATAAACGATTATTTGTTTGTATCTGAAGCTGCTAAAAATATTTACATCTCCACCAGCAGCCCCCTGTGTGTGAAAAGCAGATAGGCTTTTGATTTCAGCGAAAGGATTTTGCCTGCCGCTTCCTTGTAGATATCCATCTGAAACCTGTATTTTTCTGAGAGTAAAGGCATATCTTCATCTTTTACTGGAAATGTCTTGTAGTCATAAATTACGGCAGTATTGTTTTCAATGATTATCCTGTCAATTCTTCCCCTGAAAACAGCACTGCCTTTCTGAAGGATAAACGGCAGTTCCGCAAATGAATTTCCACGGGGCAGAATTATATTATTTAGGTGTCCGTTTACTTTCAGCGACTGAAAATCAGTAAGCACAATACCGCTGAGTTTCTGAATATCCTCGTCAGAAAGGAATTCATTTTTCAGCAGTGAGAGAGTTCTTTCATTTAAGCCTTCCGGCGTCAGAATTCCCTTTGAAAGCTCTTCAAACAGCCTGTGAAAAATCCTGCCGAGAATAACCCATTCTTCGCCGTGAGTTATCCGTATGTCCAAGTCCTCTGTAACGTCTCTCCATTTTACATCTGTCGTAAAAGTCAGCGGTTCTGTGAATACATGCTCCTGTGCAGTAAATCTTGGAGCATGAAGATCAGCACGAGAGGGAAGGGAAGCAGAATAAAGTTTCTCTATCTCCGCCTCGGTAAGTATTTCAAAGAAATCAGTTTTGCTGTTTATTTTTCTATTCTTTAGTACGTCAAAATTTTCTGTGAGATACGCAAGCCTTCCTGCAGGAGATTTCTCTTTGTTCAGAACTCCGAGCATGCACAGAAAATCCCTGGCCCTTGTAACAGCCACGTAAAAAAGGCGTTTCCCTTCCTCAAGTTCTTTTTCCTTTCTTCGTGCGAACCCTGCGATATTTTTCCTCTTTGCAGAATCTTCTTCATAAGCAATTGAGATACTGCTGCCTTCCTCGTCAATGACAATTGAACTGCTCCTCGGGGTATCCGGCTCGTCAAGAGACGGGAGGAATACCATAGGGAACTGAAGCCCTTTTGCGGCATGTATTGTCATTATTTTTACTGCGTTCATGCCCTCGGTGTTTATATTTGCCTTTGGCTCATCCCCATCCCTTGCCTTGATGAGTTTCTCCCGTATCTCAAGCACTGAAAACCCTGCTGATTCGTAGGACTCAATGAGCTTTATAAATTTCTTTATGTTAGCCTGCCTCTGTTTTTCCCTGTAGTGTTTCCAGCCTTCTGTCTCTGTGAGCGCCTCTTCAAGTATTATTGCAAGCGGCGTGCTTCTTGATTTCTCTATCCAGCTATGAAGCATCCTGAATATCCCTGAGAATTCCAGTTCAGCCTGAAGTTTATTTATGAGAGGCTGGTTGTTTTCTCTACGAGTCGGTAGGCCAGCAATCAGATTTAAGAGGGTTTCATAATCAATTTCGAACAGCGGGCTTCTCAGCACGCAGAAAAGGCTGTAGTCATCATGAGGGTCAATAATTAAAGAAAGGAGTTCCCGCAGCAAAGCAACCTCCGGTTCGTCATAGAACCCGATGCCTTTCACCACAATAAAAGGTATATGCTCTTTTCTCAGTGCGCTCTCAAATAATGTGAGGTGAGTCCTCTTTCTTAAAAGCACTGCCATGTCTCCGAAGGCGCAGGGCCTTTTCTTGTCTCCGTCGGATATTTCATATATGCCTGCAAGGGATTTGATTCTTTTTGCCAAGGCAGACGCTTCTTTTGTGCGGCTTTTCTTGGTGTTGTCTCCTGCTTCTGCAAGCGCAAGCTCGACCCTTCCTTCTCCTTTCCTTGTTGCCTCAAAATGCGCGTATCTGGTCTGCCATGTCTCATGAAGGGCAGGAGGCATGAGTTTCTCAAAGAGGGCGTTTGCAAAGTTTATGATTGCAGGCAGGCTCCTGAAATTTTCTTTTGCTTCTTCAAAGTGATATTCATTGCCGAGCCATTCGGAAAGCCTGCTTTTTGCTTCTTCAAACACGCCTGCGTTTGCTCCCCTGAAGAGATAGATTGACTGCTTATCGTCTCCGACAAGGAATATCGTAGGAGTTTTCCCTCTGCTTCTCTTTGATCCAAGGCCCGAGCGCCATTCTTCTGTGAGTTTGTCTATAATCTGCCACTGGATTGAATTTGTATCCTGAAACTCATCAACGAGTATATGGTCTGTATGCTCGTCAAACGAATAGAGGATGTTTTGCCATTCAGGGTGGCTGGCAAGCGCCTCGTATGTCATGATCTCAAGGTCGTCAAAATCAAGGAGATGGCGTTCAAGTTTTTTGTTTTTATATTGTTCAAGGCATTGTGAGTAGAGTTTAAGAATTCTTTTTTCTTCTGAAAATCCCCCCTCGCCCCCCTTTGACAAAGGGGGGATGGGGGGATTTTTCTCATTTTCTGTGGACCTCAGCAGCAGTTCCGACACGGGTCTTTTTGCATACAGCGTATTGAGGATTGAAAATACCTTATCCCAGCCCTTAATCCCCCTGTCTTTCATCATGTCAAAGAACAGCGCAGGCTTGTCTTTTTCTTCCATCACGCATTCATAAACGGCCTCTGACCAGAGGAGCGACGCCTCAAACTCATCCATGACATCAAGCGAAGGGTCTACTCCGAGTTCTATCGAAAAACGCTTTAGCAGTTTAAGGCAGAATGCGTGGATTGTTGATATTCTCATCAGCGGCATCTTTTCTTTAATCATGAGGAACAGGCCGGGATTTTCCCTTTCAAGGATGTTAAAGATTCTTTCCTTCATCTCCGCCGCTGCCTTTTCCGTGAAGGTGATGCAGAGGATTTTTTCTATCTCAGAGCCGTCAAGGAGAAGGCTTATATACCGCCTTGCCAGCTTTTCTGTTTTGCCGGAGCCTGCAGGCGAGGAGATGATTACGCTTTTTTGGGTGTCAAGATAGCTGTTCATGTTTGTCCTCAGAATAACACAGGGAGATTTTTGCTTGCAATGCCATTCATGTAAAAAGGATTTGCACACTTCGGGTTTTGGTGGTATTCTCAGGTAAGGAGGATGAATGAAACAGGGCTGGAGAAATTCTGAAAGATATAACTGTCGGAGGCTTTTTTGATTCCCATTATTCTCTTTCTCCTGTCAATTGGGCTGCAGTTGGCAGCGGCTGTGTCGGCCCTTCTGCTAATACGGATAACAGGCAGAAAGCTTGCGTGGATTTTCCTTTCTCTGGCTATGGCGCTTATGACATCACGCCGTATTCTATCCTTTGTTTCTTTTCTAATTGAGGGCCGGACAATAACTTTCGACCTGCCTGAAGTCATTGCCCTGATAATTTCTGCGCTCATGCTTGCAGGAGTCCTTCGCATCAGAACTTATTTTCATTCTATACGGACGGCGGAGAAAGCGCTGAGAGAAAGTGAAGAACGCTATAGAATCCTCTACGATAATGTCCCTACCATGAACTTTACTCTGGATACCTCCGGGAATGTGGTCTCACTCAACCAGTTTGCAGTAGGAGAGTTGGGGTATCAGCCTGAGGAGTTGATAGGCCGGCCGGTGCTTGACATCTTCTATGACGAGGACAAGCCCGCGCTTCTGAAACAGTTCGGAGAGGTTCTGCAAAATCCCGGCAGAGCTTATGGATGGGAATTTCGCAAGGTTCATAAAGAGGGTCGTATTGTCTGGGTAAGAGAAATCGCCTGCACCGCAAAGGATCAGAAAGGCGATATAGTTGTACTTGTTGCATGTCAGGACATCACCGAACGCAGGAAACTCGAAGAACAACTCCGCCATATGCAGAAGATGGATGCAATAGGACAGTTTGCCGGAGGCATTGCGCATGACTTCAACAATATCCTTACAGCGATAGTTGGCTACGGACATATCGCACTGATGAAGATGGCAGCAGACGACCCGCAGCGTTTGAACATAGAGCATATGCTTAAAGCGGCGGACAGGGCGGCTCACCTTACGCAGAACCTTCTCGTTTTAAGCAGAAAGCAGATAATGGATAGGAAGCCTGTGGACCTGAACGGGATAATAAGGATGGTTGAAAAGCTTTTATTGAGGATTATAGGAGAGGATATAAAGGTTGAAACGATATTGCATGAAGGGGCCATAGATGTCTTTGCCGATTCCGGGCAGATAGAGCAGGTATTAATGAACCTTGCCACAAATGCCAGGGATGCCATGCTCCGAGCAGCTCGGAGGACCTTTACCATTGCAACAGAAGTAATAGAACTTGACAATGAATTCATAAAGATTCACGGGTACGGCAACCCCGGCGCATACGCACTTATAACAGTAACGGATACAGGCACAGGCATGGATGAGGCGACAAGAGAAAGAATATTTGAGCCGTTCTTTACGACAAAGGAGGTCGGGAAAGGCACAGGGCTGGGGCTTTCAATAGTGTATGGTATAATCAAACAGCACGACGGTTATATTAATTGCTATAGTGAAATAGGCAAGGGCACGGCATTAAAGATATATCTTCCTGTGTTTAAAACAGCAGCAGTTAAGGAAGTAAAGCCGGCAGAAACTGTTGGTATTCCTTTATCACGCGGAACAGAGACAATTTTGCTTGCAGAGGATGAAGCATCAGTCAGAAGACTCATCAGGGATGTGCTTAAAGAGTCAGGATATAAAGTCATAGAGGCGGTTGACGGAGAGGAAGCGGTGAGTAAATTTATGGAAAACAAAGATGCGATTGATCTTCTCCTGCTTGATGTTGTAATGCCTAAGATGAGCGGCAGAGAAGCATACGAGATAATCAAAAAGGTAAAGCCTGATATAAAACTGCTTATGACAAGCGGTTATTCAGCAGATTTCATCAGCAAAAAGGGAATAATTGAAGAGGGGTTGAACTTTTTAGCAAAGCCCATGTCTCCGGCAAATCTTCTGAAGAAGGTAAGAGAGGCGCTGGATAAATGAGGAATAAAGATAGTTACAGGGTTATTGCTCAGGCATGTGCAGTGTCAACAGCAGGCATCGGATTCATTGCGATAATCGGCTGGCTTACAAATCTATGGCTGCTTCACAGTATCAGGCCTGATTATATTCCCATGGCGCCCAGCACTGCATTGGCATTTATCATTATGGGCAGTTCATTATTTGCATCCGCACGCTGGGGCGCGCATCATCTTGCAATCCTGTTCTCAAAAGTAGCCGCTGTTGTTATTGCTGTTTTTGCGCTGCTGATGCTTATCCAGTTTTCCCTCGGCACAGATTTCGGAATTGAAAAACTGCTTGCCGGTGAATCAGGGACCTTGCGCGGTTTTCCCACAGGCCGTATGTCACCTGTCACAGCTTCGGCCTTTCTTTTATCAGGATGGTCCCAGTTGTTTCTGCTTTGTATTCCTCAAGCGCCGAAATCCGGACGGTATCTTGTCGTTGTAATGGCAACCGGGGTTTTGATAATAGGGCTTGCAATCTTGACCAGTTATTTGTTTGAAGCGCCTTTGCTTTATGGAGGAGCCGTAATACCGGTAGCCATGCCGACGGCTATTGCATTTGTGCTGTTGGGTTCGGGGCTGTTTGCCGCTGCAATGCCATATTTGTCCTTGTCTGTCTCAGGGGCTGATGTCTTGATTCGCACCATGCCAATATTCCACGGCCGCTATTTACCTTCGGCAGTTGTGGGCCTAACAGGGGTTCTAACATCCATTACCACATATGGCATTATCCACAAAAACAGGTCCTTTGAAAGCGCCCTGTTTGTTTTATCTGCGGGTCTGCTGTTTACAGCGCTGTTGACATTATATCTGCTAACGACGGAAAGATACGCGATAGCGTTGAAAGAATCCCTGGCCGAGCGTGATAAACTCATCTCTGAACTTCAGGATGCCCTTGCCAGAATAAAAACATTAAGAGGTTTTGTCCCCATTTGTTCTTATTGCAAGAAAATCAGAAATGATAAAAACTACTGGGAACATCTTGAAGCATATATAAGCGACCGTTCAGAGGCGGAATTCACCCACAGCATATGCCCTGAATGCGCAGAAAAGGCAATGGCGGAATTTTCGCAAATGAAAAAAGATAAAGAGAAAACAGAAGAAGCATAGAAAATTGTTACAAAAGGGGGACGGAATAGATGAAGGCTGTAGAGATAAAAAATGGCATATACTGGGTTGGGGCAATAGACTGGGCTGTAAGGGATTTTCACGGGTATGTAACGCCTCGCGGCACAACCTATAATAATTACCTGATAATGGATGATGAAATAACGCTTCTGGATACAGTTAAATATGATTTTGCAGATATCACAATTAAAAACATAAAATCAGTTGTCGAGCCTTCCAGGATAAAGAACATAATTATCAACCATATTGAAAATGACCATGCCACAAGCATTGACAGGATTATGGATTTTACGCCTGATGCAACAATCTGTATTACGGAAAAAGGCAGAAAGGGACTTGAAAGGTTTTTTGATTTGTCAAAATGGAATGTAAAGGTTGTAAAAACCGGGGACACATTAAATATAGGAAAAAGGACCTTGCTATTTTTGGAAACCCCGATGCTCCACTGGCCTGATTCTATGATGACTTATATTAAGGAAGACAGGGTGCTTGTCAGCCAGGACGCATTCGGTCAGCATATCGCATCAACAGCGAGGTTTGATGACGAATATGTGACCTGCGAGTCCATATCAGAGCTTGAAGATGCGGTCATTGATTATTATGCAAATATCCTTATGCCGTTCGGACAACTTATAAAAAATAAGATTGCAGAGGTACAGAAACTTGGATTGGAGATTGATATGGTCGCTCCTGATCACGGAATAATCTGGAGGGCAAATCCTCAGAAAGTTTTGCAGATGTATCTCGATATGGCAGGCGGCAAGGCAAACGAGAGCGTTGCAATCATATATGACACCATGTGGCACAGCACAGAGCATATGGCGCTGCCCCTAATGCAGGGCCTAAAGGATGAAGAGGTTGAGTGCAAGGTTATAAAGCTAAGGTCAACACCAATGAGCGTTGCAATCAAGGAGTTCTGGAAATCGAGAGGGTGCCTTATCGGAACGCCTACATTAAATAATCTCATGTTCCCGTCTGTTGCTGAGTTCTTAACGCATCTGAGAGGGCTGAGACCAAAAAACAGGATCATCGGAGCATTCGGAAGTTATGGCTGGGGCGGAGGGGCAGTAAAAGAGGTTTATGAGGAATTTAAAAAAATGGGACTTGAGGCAGTTGAACCGGGCCTGCAGGTTGTTTATAAGCCGTCAAGCGAAGATGAGAGCAGGTGTTATGAATTCGGAAGAGATTTTGCAAGGAAGATAAAAGAATATCATAAAAAATTTGAGTAATCTAATACAAACGCATTAAATGCCGTTACATTGTCATTGCGAGCGACCAGCGGGAGCGTGGCAATCTTAAGTATAATTTGCAAGATTGCTTCGTTGCTTCACTCCTCGCAATGACACTTTACTTAAGGCGTTTGTATTAATAATGGAGGAGGAAATATGTCAGTCTGGAAATGTACGGTATGCGGTTACGAATATGATGAGGCAGTAGAGGGGACTCCTTTTGAACAGCTCCCG encodes the following:
- a CDS encoding UvrD-helicase domain-containing protein, producing MNSYLDTQKSVIISSPAGSGKTEKLARRYISLLLDGSEIEKILCITFTEKAAAEMKERIFNILERENPGLFLMIKEKMPLMRISTIHAFCLKLLKRFSIELGVDPSLDVMDEFEASLLWSEAVYECVMEEKDKPALFFDMMKDRGIKGWDKVFSILNTLYAKRPVSELLLRSTENEKNPPIPPLSKGGEGGFSEEKRILKLYSQCLEQYKNKKLERHLLDFDDLEIMTYEALASHPEWQNILYSFDEHTDHILVDEFQDTNSIQWQIIDKLTEEWRSGLGSKRSRGKTPTIFLVGDDKQSIYLFRGANAGVFEEAKSRLSEWLGNEYHFEEAKENFRSLPAIINFANALFEKLMPPALHETWQTRYAHFEATRKGEGRVELALAEAGDNTKKSRTKEASALAKRIKSLAGIYEISDGDKKRPCAFGDMAVLLRKRTHLTLFESALRKEHIPFIVVKGIGFYDEPEVALLRELLSLIIDPHDDYSLFCVLRSPLFEIDYETLLNLIAGLPTRRENNQPLINKLQAELEFSGIFRMLHSWIEKSRSTPLAIILEEALTETEGWKHYREKQRQANIKKFIKLIESYESAGFSVLEIREKLIKARDGDEPKANINTEGMNAVKIMTIHAAKGLQFPMVFLPSLDEPDTPRSSSIVIDEEGSSISIAYEEDSAKRKNIAGFARRKEKELEEGKRLFYVAVTRARDFLCMLGVLNKEKSPAGRLAYLTENFDVLKNRKINSKTDFFEILTEAEIEKLYSASLPSRADLHAPRFTAQEHVFTEPLTFTTDVKWRDVTEDLDIRITHGEEWVILGRIFHRLFEELSKGILTPEGLNERTLSLLKNEFLSDEDIQKLSGIVLTDFQSLKVNGHLNNIILPRGNSFAELPFILQKGSAVFRGRIDRIIIENNTAVIYDYKTFPVKDEDMPLLSEKYRFQMDIYKEAAGKILSLKSKAYLLFTHRGLLVEM
- a CDS encoding nucleotidyltransferase domain-containing protein; the encoded protein is MKKQSKRTTVLTREQVISILKKELPYLKDKYGVERIVLYGSFAKDSQKKKSDIDILVDLHKTLGLEFVALADTLEEKLGRKVDVATFEHFKRSFHNPRYRHIAEDIKKSMIYV
- a CDS encoding rubredoxin produces the protein MSVWKCTVCGYEYDEAVEGTPFEQLPDDWKCPVCNAPKDAFEKIR
- a CDS encoding FprA family A-type flavoprotein, translating into MKAVEIKNGIYWVGAIDWAVRDFHGYVTPRGTTYNNYLIMDDEITLLDTVKYDFADITIKNIKSVVEPSRIKNIIINHIENDHATSIDRIMDFTPDATICITEKGRKGLERFFDLSKWNVKVVKTGDTLNIGKRTLLFLETPMLHWPDSMMTYIKEDRVLVSQDAFGQHIASTARFDDEYVTCESISELEDAVIDYYANILMPFGQLIKNKIAEVQKLGLEIDMVAPDHGIIWRANPQKVLQMYLDMAGGKANESVAIIYDTMWHSTEHMALPLMQGLKDEEVECKVIKLRSTPMSVAIKEFWKSRGCLIGTPTLNNLMFPSVAEFLTHLRGLRPKNRIIGAFGSYGWGGGAVKEVYEEFKKMGLEAVEPGLQVVYKPSSEDESRCYEFGRDFARKIKEYHKKFE
- a CDS encoding DUF86 domain-containing protein, encoding MSKKRRDKDFLGDINEAINLISLYTKGLTYRKFLEDRKAQDAVVRNLEVIGEASKNIAAAFKAKYPDVPWKKVAGLRDKLIHFYFGIDYKIIWSIVKKELPKLRKQVKEILKQEAD
- a CDS encoding PAS domain S-box protein, producing the protein MIPIILFLLSIGLQLAAAVSALLLIRITGRKLAWIFLSLAMALMTSRRILSFVSFLIEGRTITFDLPEVIALIISALMLAGVLRIRTYFHSIRTAEKALRESEERYRILYDNVPTMNFTLDTSGNVVSLNQFAVGELGYQPEELIGRPVLDIFYDEDKPALLKQFGEVLQNPGRAYGWEFRKVHKEGRIVWVREIACTAKDQKGDIVVLVACQDITERRKLEEQLRHMQKMDAIGQFAGGIAHDFNNILTAIVGYGHIALMKMAADDPQRLNIEHMLKAADRAAHLTQNLLVLSRKQIMDRKPVDLNGIIRMVEKLLLRIIGEDIKVETILHEGAIDVFADSGQIEQVLMNLATNARDAMLRAARRTFTIATEVIELDNEFIKIHGYGNPGAYALITVTDTGTGMDEATRERIFEPFFTTKEVGKGTGLGLSIVYGIIKQHDGYINCYSEIGKGTALKIYLPVFKTAAVKEVKPAETVGIPLSRGTETILLAEDEASVRRLIRDVLKESGYKVIEAVDGEEAVSKFMENKDAIDLLLLDVVMPKMSGREAYEIIKKVKPDIKLLMTSGYSADFISKKGIIEEGLNFLAKPMSPANLLKKVREALDK
- a CDS encoding adenylate/guanylate cyclase domain-containing protein gives rise to the protein MNNRKPFSLKWVPGFYKTITNRLKMQKVLLRVRIRNITDGLTMPEITNVPIGSGKRMEAAILFFDLKDFTSITSKLKNEQVLYMLNTIIPQMMHVVKRWRGEIEKNTGDGIMAIIGTETRDSFLIARDAIETAMAMRYIMLNAIQANFIEKGIPFLNFRIGIDMGEVLISRIGIDGTNHLVVIGDAANRASKLQGFASSNGIVLGENMYSNLHSLLQGYCNEEKHEDWKWSYTQPEKPYRFFSFNLDFAEPSEWVKIIARLKYL